A genome region from Coffea arabica cultivar ET-39 chromosome 7e, Coffea Arabica ET-39 HiFi, whole genome shotgun sequence includes the following:
- the LOC113701030 gene encoding uncharacterized protein — protein sequence MASDIGKSATATMPAGTENLSSSGTGDGDASDFECNICFDIAQDPIVTLCGHLYCWPCLFRWLRHHSHSHECPVCKALIQEEKLVPLYGRGRTATDPRSKPVPGVEIPDRPAGQRPQTAPPPHPHPDSANFPNFGLGLAGGFLPVMTAGFGNFSMLAGFGGILPSMFSFQIHGFPTAPVYGTGSGYPHTYPGGYYHGANVPRAPMTPQGSQAEDNKLLILLLIILSLVVLSFIW from the coding sequence ATGGCAAGTGATATTGGGAAATCTGCTACTGCTACTATGCCTGCTGGGACCGAGaacctttcttcttcaggaacTGGTGATGGGGATGCTAGTGATTTTGAATGCAACATTTGCTTTGATATAGCTCAGGATCCCATCGTCACCCTTTGCGGTCACTTGTACTGTTGGCCTTGTCTCTTTAGATGGTTGCGCCACCACTCGCActcacatgagtgccctgtttgtAAGGCCCTGATACAGGAGGAGAAGTTAGTTCCTCTGTACGGGCGAGGAAGGACTGCGACTGATCCTAGGTCAAAACCTGTCCCTGGTGTAGAAATTCCTGATCGACCTGCAGGGCAGAGACCCCAGACAGctcctcctcctcatcctcatcccgaTTCAGCTAACTTTCCGAATTTTGGTTTGGGGCTTGCTGGAGGATTTCTACCGGTGATGACTGCAGGGTTTGGTAACTTTTCCATGTTGGCTGGTTTTGGTGGGATTTTGCCGTCGATGTTCAGCTTTCAGATTCACGGATTTCCAACCGCACCTGTATATGGCACGGGTTCAGGATATCCACATACTTATCCTGGCGGTTATTATCATGGTGCTAATGTTCCCAGAGCTCCAATGACTCCTCAAGGTTCACAGGCTGAAGATAACAAGCTACTGATCCTTCTCCTTATAATTCTCAGTCTGGTTGTTCTTTCCTTCATATGGTGA